Genomic segment of Planctomycetaceae bacterium:
TAGTTCGATATCGACCCACAGGATGAGAAAATCTACGACCGCTTTGATAAAGAGTGTCGGAGATTTGGTGACATCGCCCCATTGATGACTGGTCCGATGTTCGCTGGAACATTTTCGGTAAAACCTGCCGATTACTGTCCGGTGAACTGATCCAATCTTACTCTTGCCGGCGTGTTGCATTGTCGATGGTCGTCTGAAACCATCGTTGCCCGGAGCGATATAAGTGAGATGCAAATGAACCTCGCACAAGTCCCAGTGAGGCGACTCCGCGTTCCCCACATCGCAGGTTGATTGCGTCTGCCGGCGCGATTTGGATGACGGCGTCGAATCTTTGTTCTGTCAGACGAAGGCGTTTACCGTCTTCGGTGTCTCTGGTGGCCGCATGATCTTCACAAACTGCCAGCTGGCCGCCACTGGAAGCAGCCAGAGCAGGATGGGGCAAACGATCTGTAGCCCGTGGGTTGACGCGCTCGAGTTTGCCGTAGATGCGCCCGTGAGTACCAATTCGCAGTGGAACGTTGTTCTCGAGACGTTGTAGTGCTGACGAAATGTCCAACTGGCTGACCGAGCAGATAAGTTCTTTGTTGTCCTCCATTCCGATTGTTATCAACTCCTGACCTGGCTGGACGAAAGTATTCAGCAAAGAAGGCAGCTGTCGACTAAGCACCCGACCGTCCGTCTCCGCTACGATTGTCAAACCATTGACCCGTTTTTGCAGTTGCGACCGTTGACGGTGCATTGAGTCGAGATTTGCGCGAGCGATACTGATGCCGGCCGCATTATGTTCGCGGGTCGCCAGCTGAAACCGAACTTCTTCCTGGGAAATTCGTGCGTTCAGTTCTGCGTATTCTGTTTCCAGTTCATTGTTTCGAAGTTGAAGCAGTCGATCCCCCGCTTTAACCATTTGGCCGTCAGAAACGAAGATCGCATCCACGAATCCGGGTGTGACCGATCGAATGATCTGACCATCTCTGTATTCAATGATTCCCGGAGCTGTCGTCACAAGTGGTGCGGGAACCAGAAGCAGCAATGCGCTGACAGTGCTTCCACCCAGCCCAAGGATCGCTCCGCCCCGGATGAGTCGATCAGGGTTCTGCTGCGCCATTTGCCTGAACGACTGCAGGGATTTCCAGACGGGTTTTGCAAACCAGGCGAGCGCTCCGGCCAGCGCCAGAGCAATGCCGGCACCATGGAACAACACGGAGGCAGCGATCAGCAGTGTGAGGCAAACCGTAAGCCGCCAGATTACGGCTGCAACGGCATAAGTCAAAAGTACGGGGCGACGATACCCAACGACAGCTGGAGCCGTCTGCGATTCGCCAAAGACGTAGTGTCCAAGTGTCTCTTTGAGAACCGTTGATGCTTCGGAATACAAGTTGGGGATATTGAGCGCATCGGATAAAACGAAGTATCCATCGAATCGCATCAGTGGATTGATGTTAAAGACAATCGTCGAGAGACTGGCCATGACCACAATGCTGTGCAAAAGGTGTCCAACAACCCGGGAGTCTGTGCGGCTCCACCAGAGAACGCATATTGCTGCAATCAGCAACTCCACATAGATGCCGGCAAGAGCCGTGTGAATGCGCCGCCACCGGCTTCTGAAACTCCAGCTGGACGATGCATCCACGTAAGCAAGCGGAGCAAGAAAAGCAAGAACGATCCCCATATTGTTCACCGAACCGCCGTACCGAAGGCACACGATCGCGTGGGCAAATTCATGCAGTAACTTCAGTGCAAACCAGGCGATGAACAGCCAAAGCCAGTTGTCAGGAGCAAACACAGCACTGGAGTCGAGCGTGAACTGTTGCCAGTTATTCGTGAGCACGACACCTGCAACCATCATCAACACAATGCCGGAAAACGTGGCTGGGCCACTGAAGATCCAACTGGTCCAGGGCATCAGGATTCGGAGGAGTGGTTCCGGGCGGCCGAGAGGGATCCGCATCCAGAGCGGATTCAGTCGAGACAAGAGTTTCTGATTGTCGGTCTTCTTCTGCTGAGGGCCTCCAGCCGTCGCAGACTCTTCGTCGACCAATCGAGCGATACCCCTGTCCAGCAACCAGGAATAGACGCTTTGCGCCTGAGTCTGGCTCAGAGCTTTGTCTCCCATGTTCTGAGATGCCATAGCCTGCGCGGACATTGCCAGTGCCTGAGCGAAACTGGTGTGGCCATCCAGCAATGAGACAAAACAGTACTCAGCATACCCCAATCGATAGTATTCTGATGTTCCGTGTACTTCGATGTGATACCACGTTTCGAGTCCGTATTGCTGCGGCACAAATGTGATGTCAGAACGAAGTGCAACCCTGGTCCGGGTTAGTTCAACGGTGGAGATATCCGGGCGAGCCTGCATTGATCACCACCCCAGCCAGCCCAGAATGTGAGCGAATGGCTTGTGAAACCAGCTCCAGCCCAGTGGCCGACGGGTCGTGTAAACTCGAGCACGACCTCGCATACCGGGACGCAATTGCCGATCATCATTTTCGAGTTCCGCTTCCGCGATAAAGACATTTTCGTTGTCTCTGAGTTCGGCTCTCGGATGGATTCTGCGAATAACGGCTTCTGTGATCCTTTCGGGAACAGCATCCAGCTGAATCCGAATCTTCATTCCCTGCTGTGCGTGGCGAACATCTTCTTCCGGGATTGCAACCTCAACAACCATGCGATCGAGCGGGGCAACCTCAAACAGCGTTTGCCCCTGTTCCAGAGGCACCCCTTCTGCTTCCCGATGATCCCCCGTGACGACAAGACCGGCAATAGGACTGCGGATTTCAAGACTCGAATCGCGGTGTTCCAGCAACTCGTTGCGTTTTTGAAGTCTTTCGACCTCATGGCGGGCAATGGCGGCATCGCCAAACTCATGGGTTGTGAGATGCGTATTTCGTTCCTTTGTCGCCCTGTTCAGATCGGCCCGAATCCCGGCGAGTTCCCATCGAACTTCCCGAGCGTCCATTCTTGCGAGCAATTCATTCGCTTCAACAATGTCCCCGGGTTCGACCAGGCAGTGCTCAAGCGGTCCGGCAAACGGAGCCGCAACATAACGACGTTCGATTGGTTGAAGTTCACACTCACAATGAATTGCGTACTGAAATGGCAGAAGAAGCACGAGAGCGAAGGTCGTTGCGACAGTGGCCGTCGTCCTTGCTCGTTGTGCATTGAACATCTGCCTTGCCTTCCGCAGCAGCTGAATCATGCGGCTGTCGGCCAGACGCTGGATAACTTCCAGGCAACTTGTGAGCGAACTCATGCCCGCACGCAGAATCGTTTCCGCTCTCGCAGCCAGTGCAGCGGATTCGCTTAAAGTCGGGGCAGCGTTTGTTTCTGATTCTAACGCTGAAACTGAACCCAGCGAGCTAATGGGCCTGGATCGAAACGACGCAAGAATCGCACCCACTCTGCTGCCATCTTCTGAGATTAGGGGCACACTGACAACATGTTGAGCTCCCAGCTTTTCGGTGACCTGCTTGTGAGACAGCAGCGCGTGACGATTTCGGAGATCGTCCGATGGCCAGATGGCAGCGGCAGCCCGGGCGACGGATTCATGCAGGGCCGCTTCCGTCAAACGGACATTCTCTGATAATGCGTCGAACTCGCGTTCACCGGAGATTGCAACCAGCCGCGGCTCAGAACTTCCCGCCCTGCAGAGTCCTACAAATACTGCGTCGGCCTGCAGATACTCCTGCAGTTGATCCGCCAAACGCTGACAAGCAGATTCGGAATCGTGTGCGGAATGCGTGCGGCTTATGATTTCAATGAGTGCTGCGACACAGGCTGCATTTGACTTTGTCGATTCGACCGTCCGTCGAGCCCACCAGTTCTCGCCCAGTGATGCTGCCAGAACCAGTGCCAGACAATCCGCCGAATCGCTTTGCAGCATTTCCGACGTTTGAATCACGGACACCAGAGCTTCGCCAGAAGGGGCCCGCAAAGGAACGACCACACCCTGAAGATCAGTTTTCCCGGGCAGGGGTTTAATCGAAACGGTACCACTCTTCACAGCATCCAGAGCCTGCGCCTTCAGGTGAGACCGCAGTGTTGCATCGATGCCGTCCAAGGGGCACGCGAGACCTTCAAGTCGTCCGTCCCGATCGCCATGGGCCTGCGGCGAACAGTACCAGGCAACCAGTGGGCAATTGACCCGACGGCGCACAAATCCGGCCAACGTTAACTGGACTTGCTTGAAGTCGTGGCAGTTTAAGAGGGATTGTCTGAGAGAGCCGAGCAGATCGCTGCGATGCTCCGTCTGCACCAGAGATTTCATTTTTCATTCTTTGCCAGCGAGGGAAGCTGGTTTGTGTTTGTTGTTTTCGCCTCGAGATCGAGGACCGTACGTTGTCCGGCCTGCCATTCACCATTCGGATTTGGCAAGCGAACTTTCACTCGGATGGATGTATTGGATTCGTCTGCCGTCTTCGAGACGTATTCGACGGTTCCTGTCGTTGAGTTAGAGCCTTCGACGAGTAATGAAACCAGCTGATCAGGCTGAATCTGGTTGCGAAATTCCAGAGGTACGGAAAAGACAATCAGGAGAGGATCGAGTTGCACGACTCGGGCGATGACCGGGTCAGTCGGGGAAACAAATTCCCCGGCGTCTTTCCTGATCTCCGTCACAACTCCGTCAATTGGTGAACGGATTTTCTTCTGGTCCAGTTGCGCCTCAATGCGTTTGTACTCCAGCGATTTAATCTCGGCATCCTCTTTGGCAGCGATCAAGCGTGCTTCGGCCATCTCAAGTTCTGTATCGACACGGTCCACTTCTCGCTGCGTCGCATGGTTGCGTTCCCTCAATTCAAGCAGCTTCTGTCGCTCGGTCTGTCTCATTCTGAGTTCCGCTTCCGCTGACTTCATCTGCCCTGTCGCATTTTTGCCCGCGCGAGCGACTTCCAGAGTTGCGACCAGGACGAGGTCATCCAGTCCAGCGATCTCGTCGCCTGCCTGAACTACGTCGCCTTCTTTGACATTGATCCTCAACACGGTCCCCATTTCTGAGGCGGATACAGCGATGTCACGATACGGCTCCGTGAATGCTTCGATGACATCTCCGTCGTCCGGCCGATCTTCTCCGGAATCAAGGGACGAATTTTGTGCAAAACGTTGAGTCGGCTCTCCCGTCAGTTTTGCGACAGAATCTACAGGGACAGCTGGCATGGTTCTGACATCGTTGCCACGTTCCGGAGCCTCTTGTCCAACCCCGGAAGGTGTGGATATCGAAGACGCAATCCAGACGCAGGCCGCAACAATCAGCAACGTCAGTAATGGCTTAAGTGGTCGAACATGGAACATGAAGTGCTTCCCACCGGAAATTCGGCATTTGCTTTACGGGATTCCACACGAACGGTGGTTGCCAATCCCCGCATCCGGCACGCAGGCGGTGACAATTGGTATGATTTGAGTCAATTCTGCAACGTCCGGAAAAAGCGTAGGCCAGATTCGATGGCAAGGTCGAACGCAGTTGTAAAATCCAGAGGTGTTTCGGCGGAGATTGCGGATTCCCCGGGTTGTCGGGCCACTTTGAGTCAGTTCAGGGAGATAGACGCCCTGTTTTGAGAGTGCAACGTGCTTCAATTGATGAAAAACACAAATCCTGTATTTCGAGACCACAGATCAATCGAAATGAAATGAAAGCGCTCCAGCGACGAATTACGGTTTGAGAAACTGCGAATGAGGACCCGTGAGGCAAACAAAGGGAGACACTTGTTTGTGAAGAAAAGAATTCACATCGTTCTGGGGCTGGCATTATGGATTGCACTTCTTGCTGCGCTCCGGGCGTCGCTGCAGACCTACACGTCCGATTCGAAGAGTGGCGGCGCTGGGGATATCGGGGCCGGGATCGGAGATTGGCTGCTGCATCGCCGCAGTGAGTTTGATGCCAAATCCGGAGTGCCGCTGGAAATGGCAATTGGTACGCCAGTTCTCGTGATGGACGACTCTGACAATTTCCGTCAGGTCGGAGTCGTCCGTAATAATTTTGTTCCTCCTCCCGCAGTTGGCACGGCCACGGTTGCAAAAACAAATCACGCAAGGGTTGTGATTTACGATAGTGGTCTGGACACAGTAGGACAGAGATTTGTGCTGACCTACCATCGAGCTCCCTCTTCACTGGCTTCCGTGGCCGAGTCGCTGCTGCCAGAAGAACGAAAACAGCAGATTGCTCAGCTGATCACTGAAGAATGGACTCTGCATCAGGAACAAACGCTGCGTACGCTGCAGCCAATCATGCAGGAAAGTGTCCAGCGAGCGATCAAGGCCATTCAGGCGGAACTGCCCGATTCCATTCGCAGGCATCGATCGCAGTTCACGGGTCTGGGAGAGAAGTATAAGGCGGAGATTTTCCGGAAAGAGCTGGCACCGTTGGTTCAGACGCATATTCTGCCAATCGTTGAACGGGAGGCAAAGCCGCTGGTCAGTGAAATCGGGCGCACGTTGTGGAACAAAGTATCACTTTGGTCTTTCGCCTGGCGTTACGCGTACGATGTGTCTCCGCTTCCCCGGAAGAATGCTGTGCAGGAAGAATTCGAACGATTTGTTGAGGCAGAAGCCCTGCCGGAACTGCGATCACGTTCTGACCAGTTTGTTGCCCTCATTGAATCAGTGGTGCAACAGGTTTCAAAGGATCCCGTCGTCAGCCGCACGATCAGGAAGAACTTGTCTGCTGTTGCTTCCGATTCGGAACTGCATGGGCTGGTCTGGGAAGTGGTGCGTGAGAGTGTGCTGCATAATCAGGCACTCAGGGATTCGCTGAATGAATACTGGAACAGCCCGGAGACGCGAGCAGCATTGCAGCAAACCTCATCTGCATTTGAACCTGTTGCTCGCAGAATTGGTGATATGATTATTGGTTCGCGGGAAGAAGGGATCACTCCGGAGATGTCACGCATTCTGCGACTTCAGATTCTGATGAAGGATCGTCACTGGCTTGTGATTACTCCCGTCACGGATCCGGCCGATTCCGATGAGGCCACTGGATCCAAAGACACAGTCATCCCCATTGTTGTGTCCACTGATTTGTCGCCTTATCCGATCACCTTCGACGATTCCTCCAGTTTCTGATCTCTCCACGAAGATGGCGAGTGGCTGAAGTTTTTCTCAGGAAGGTCATGCTGTTCATGGCGACACAGATTCAGATCAGCCAGCTTAACGTGAGTGCCGGTGGGCGTCGGCTGCTTCAAAATGCATCGGTGGCCTTCCGCCCCGGCGAACTGACGTTGTTACTGGGATGCAGCGGAGTTGGAAAATCCGTCCTGCTGAGAATTCTCGCCGGATTAATCGAGAGCGGACCAGCGTCACCGATTCAGTATACGGGCGATATCCAGTTCTGCATCAGGTCGGGCGATTCGGCTGACTTCAAGGCCGTTGAGGAACGCCCATTGATTGCAGTGGTGTTCCAGAATTTTGCGCTGCTGGATGAACTGACGCCATTGCAGAATGTACGGATCGCGATGGACCATGTTCTGTCTTCACCTGGCTCTGATCGTAGTGCACTTGCCACATCTCTGTTGAATGACTTGTCTGTTCCAACGGACCGAAGTACCGGGGTTCTCAGCGGTGGTCAACGGCAGAGGCTCGCTATCGCTCGAGCCGTAGGAATGCAGACGGATGTCATTCTGTATGACGAGCCCACCTCCGGTCTGGACGTCAACACAGGAGCACAGGTCGCGAATCTGATTCGCGAAACCCATGATCGCTACGGGCGAACTTCGATCATTGTGACGCACGACTACGAATCACTGTCGCAGATTGCGGATCGGATTGTCCTGCTGGACCATCATCACCAATGTCTGGTTGAGCTCCCTCGCGAAGACTGGGGCAAAGTTTCGGAAATCCTGGGAAAGCCTCCATCGCTGGGAGGCGAGAAATCCCTGGAAATGACCGGCCCGGGTACCGCTATTCTGAACAGGTTAACTCGAAGCCTTGAAATGACTGGAGAGGCTGTTGGAGAAGTTCTTTTGCTCCCCTGGTCTCTACTGCCCATCTGGCGAAGTATCGTCTGGGGAGCCCGCTCAACGGTTCACTATCTTCGGTTGGTCGCGGGACCGTCCGCGTGTGTCTACATTGCCGCTGCCGGGATGATCATTGGTTACGTGGCACAGGATTTCATCTTCCGTTACCTGCCGTTTCGAAAGATTACAGAGCCGCTGTTAACTGAGAATCTGCTCAATGCAACCGGCTTCTCCCTGTATCGATTCCTGGTCCCTATTCTGTCGACGATCCTCATTGCAGCCCGATCAGGAGCTGCTGTGGCGGCCGATGTCGGAAGCAAAGTCTACGGCTCACAGATCGACGCGATGAAGACGATCGGAATGAATCCGGAACGTACACTTCGTACTCCAATACTGTATGCGTTCCTTGTTGGTACTCCGTTCCTGACGTTCTTTAGTTATGCCGTTGCAAGCGTAACGGCCGCCTTTGCTTTTTCGTCAACTCACGGTGACCTTGGGATCGCTTTTTGGGATCTTCATTTCCATCAGGCGCTGCGCACACCTGACGGAATTTGGTACAAGGGGTCCGGGTGGCTCTTCGCGAAATTGCTCACCTGCGGAATTGGTATTGGAATGATTTCATGGCGCTGCGGAATCAGCCCGAAGGAATCCGGTCCGGAAATCAGTCATGGCGTGACTCGGACAATCTTGTGGTCTACACTCTATGTTCTTCTGGTACATTTCGTCTACTCATTATTTGAATTCAAAGCGACGATTTAGCTGTCCAATGAAATACCGGGACGGGCACGCAGGACGACTGGAAACCATCATGTTTTAAGGTCTCCTGCTTGAGCCAGTCCCGGTTTTCAACAGACTGCCAGGATTGAATTTGCCAGGAGGCGAAGTACGAATGCATCGCATAGACAAGAGTATGGCCAGAATTCCGATGCTCGTCGCGACTGCATCTCTTTTCCATCTGGCAACGGTATTACCGCAACGCGGAATGCTGACATTGCCGCCTCCGTCTCAACTCTCTGACGAGATTGACTATCCGTTTGGCCCCAGGTTCATGTTGCCGCTCGACGGATACCATCAGAACGACACTGGAATTCCGGAAGACACGAGGCTACCGCAGGTCCAGCATCAAACGACGATTCAGGATGACAAGGAACAATGAACCGAGAACAACTGGTCGTGCTCAAACAGAACGCCGAATCGACCCTCAGCGAGCTGGTTGACATCCTGAATCATTCCCCGCATCTATCGGGACTTGTCAAACCATTAATTCATTCAACGGAGATTCTGAGCGATTTTCAGACGCTGGCGAATGACAACCCTGAAACCGCAGAACAATTACTCCGAATCGCAATGGCATTTATGGTGAACCACCACACTGTTGCGGAGATCAGTTCGAAGCTCAAATAACGCCAACGCCTCCATTGAACGATTGCATGAACGGAGGGCTGGCGGGTGAATCAGATCAGCAATTCTGTGTTGAACTGATTCCGGGGTCTTATTCAAATCGTTGAATTGCAAACCAACATTCCGGCAAATAGAATCCGGCGCCACGCGGCTGTGGTGTAGTGGTAGCACAGTAGCTTCCCAAGCTCCTGGTGAGGGTTCGATTCCCTTCAGCCGCTTTTGGATCTAAATCGTTTCCTTTCCGTGAGTTACGGAAGCCTGCTCTTTTCGGGCAGTGAGGATAATCAGCAATCACTCCCCGCTTCGGTCTTCCAGAACGGGTGCGTGGAATTCTGAAAAGCCTGCAATCGGTTCGATAGTTCTGAATTCAGTTGACGAATTGTAACTGTTCAGGCTCGCCCACCGGTTGACGGAAAACGTGGGTTGCCGGGACAGCATCGCTTGCCCGAACTCAGGGCTGGCATCCGACAGATTTCGCTGGAGTGGAAAACTGGCCAGGCTGATTGTTCGGTGCCAGCCTGTTCTAAGTGCGATGCGAGCGTATGGCATCCAAAACAGAACGGCTGATAGTCGCCGAATGAAACCGGGGCTACACGCTGATCACGATCGG
This window contains:
- a CDS encoding biotin/lipoyl-binding protein, which encodes MQARPDISTVELTRTRVALRSDITFVPQQYGLETWYHIEVHGTSEYYRLGYAEYCFVSLLDGHTSFAQALAMSAQAMASQNMGDKALSQTQAQSVYSWLLDRGIARLVDEESATAGGPQQKKTDNQKLLSRLNPLWMRIPLGRPEPLLRILMPWTSWIFSGPATFSGIVLMMVAGVVLTNNWQQFTLDSSAVFAPDNWLWLFIAWFALKLLHEFAHAIVCLRYGGSVNNMGIVLAFLAPLAYVDASSSWSFRSRWRRIHTALAGIYVELLIAAICVLWWSRTDSRVVGHLLHSIVVMASLSTIVFNINPLMRFDGYFVLSDALNIPNLYSEASTVLKETLGHYVFGESQTAPAVVGYRRPVLLTYAVAAVIWRLTVCLTLLIAASVLFHGAGIALALAGALAWFAKPVWKSLQSFRQMAQQNPDRLIRGGAILGLGGSTVSALLLLVPAPLVTTAPGIIEYRDGQIIRSVTPGFVDAIFVSDGQMVKAGDRLLQLRNNELETEYAELNARISQEEVRFQLATREHNAAGISIARANLDSMHRQRSQLQKRVNGLTIVAETDGRVLSRQLPSLLNTFVQPGQELITIGMEDNKELICSVSQLDISSALQRLENNVPLRIGTHGRIYGKLERVNPRATDRLPHPALAASSGGQLAVCEDHAATRDTEDGKRLRLTEQRFDAVIQIAPADAINLRCGERGVASLGLVRGSFASHLYRSGQRWFQTTIDNATRRQE
- a CDS encoding efflux RND transporter periplasmic adaptor subunit translates to MKSLVQTEHRSDLLGSLRQSLLNCHDFKQVQLTLAGFVRRRVNCPLVAWYCSPQAHGDRDGRLEGLACPLDGIDATLRSHLKAQALDAVKSGTVSIKPLPGKTDLQGVVVPLRAPSGEALVSVIQTSEMLQSDSADCLALVLAASLGENWWARRTVESTKSNAACVAALIEIISRTHSAHDSESACQRLADQLQEYLQADAVFVGLCRAGSSEPRLVAISGEREFDALSENVRLTEAALHESVARAAAAIWPSDDLRNRHALLSHKQVTEKLGAQHVVSVPLISEDGSRVGAILASFRSRPISSLGSVSALESETNAAPTLSESAALAARAETILRAGMSSLTSCLEVIQRLADSRMIQLLRKARQMFNAQRARTTATVATTFALVLLLPFQYAIHCECELQPIERRYVAAPFAGPLEHCLVEPGDIVEANELLARMDAREVRWELAGIRADLNRATKERNTHLTTHEFGDAAIARHEVERLQKRNELLEHRDSSLEIRSPIAGLVVTGDHREAEGVPLEQGQTLFEVAPLDRMVVEVAIPEEDVRHAQQGMKIRIQLDAVPERITEAVIRRIHPRAELRDNENVFIAEAELENDDRQLRPGMRGRARVYTTRRPLGWSWFHKPFAHILGWLGW
- a CDS encoding efflux RND transporter periplasmic adaptor subunit, whose product is MFHVRPLKPLLTLLIVAACVWIASSISTPSGVGQEAPERGNDVRTMPAVPVDSVAKLTGEPTQRFAQNSSLDSGEDRPDDGDVIEAFTEPYRDIAVSASEMGTVLRINVKEGDVVQAGDEIAGLDDLVLVATLEVARAGKNATGQMKSAEAELRMRQTERQKLLELRERNHATQREVDRVDTELEMAEARLIAAKEDAEIKSLEYKRIEAQLDQKKIRSPIDGVVTEIRKDAGEFVSPTDPVIARVVQLDPLLIVFSVPLEFRNQIQPDQLVSLLVEGSNSTTGTVEYVSKTADESNTSIRVKVRLPNPNGEWQAGQRTVLDLEAKTTNTNQLPSLAKNEK
- a CDS encoding ABC transporter permease; translated protein: MAEVFLRKVMLFMATQIQISQLNVSAGGRRLLQNASVAFRPGELTLLLGCSGVGKSVLLRILAGLIESGPASPIQYTGDIQFCIRSGDSADFKAVEERPLIAVVFQNFALLDELTPLQNVRIAMDHVLSSPGSDRSALATSLLNDLSVPTDRSTGVLSGGQRQRLAIARAVGMQTDVILYDEPTSGLDVNTGAQVANLIRETHDRYGRTSIIVTHDYESLSQIADRIVLLDHHHQCLVELPREDWGKVSEILGKPPSLGGEKSLEMTGPGTAILNRLTRSLEMTGEAVGEVLLLPWSLLPIWRSIVWGARSTVHYLRLVAGPSACVYIAAAGMIIGYVAQDFIFRYLPFRKITEPLLTENLLNATGFSLYRFLVPILSTILIAARSGAAVAADVGSKVYGSQIDAMKTIGMNPERTLRTPILYAFLVGTPFLTFFSYAVASVTAAFAFSSTHGDLGIAFWDLHFHQALRTPDGIWYKGSGWLFAKLLTCGIGIGMISWRCGISPKESGPEISHGVTRTILWSTLYVLLVHFVYSLFEFKATI